From a single Lolium rigidum isolate FL_2022 chromosome 7, APGP_CSIRO_Lrig_0.1, whole genome shotgun sequence genomic region:
- the LOC124671114 gene encoding plastid division protein CDP1, chloroplastic-like: MAMPTVAAALLHPALASPSSSSRRAGLLAAGNASAGIHPAGARRGAAVRVRVAAPAAAEGCTRQDAPPAVEIPVTCYQILGVTEKAEKDEIVKSAIELKKSEIEDGYTEEVSACRQALLVDVRDKLLFEQEYAGSKRAKVPPRSSLHIPWSWLPAALCVLQEVGEEKLVLDIGQAALRRPDSKPYAHDVILAMALAECSIAKASFEKSKVSLGFEALARAQYLLRKKPSLEKMPLLEQIEESLEELAPACTLELLSLPRTPENSERRRGAIAALCELLGQGLDVESSCRVHDWPYFLSQAMEKLLATEIVDLLSWDSLATTRKNKKSLESQSQRVVVDFNCFYRAMLAHLAFGFATRQTELISKAKTICECLIASESTDLKFEESFCSYLLGEESGTTVFEKLQQLQSNGSSNSRNYGLAKKKDSSDKVTVNQSLELWLKDVALSRFSDTRDCPPSLANFFGAPKRIISSSKQKLGATRVVFLSSQTSSNASPSNRTSGQQNPRLNSTSHLGEAVKQLAPTTLGGHSPTEKPANGLSTTSVPLKRNPGSHPVRTLESWGLTADVIGKVAYTALLGFALFGTLKLLRFQSGYTKPVSSTRESAATSSLNKASTSEGSYISTSVRKQFEKLSKMLWLNSRLHSTSEVSDPSPGSSDVSAVASVERMSLQEAEALVKQWQDVKSEALGPDYQIDMLPEILDGSMLSKWQDLASLAKDQSCYWRFVLLNLSVARAEILLDEAGDGEVAEIDAVLEEAAELVDDSQPKKPSYYSTYEVQYTLRRQEDRSWKICEAVVRDLTS, translated from the exons ATGGCGATGCCCACGGTGGCCGCGGCGCTGCTCCACCCCGCGCtcgcgtccccctcctcctcgtcccgcCGCGCGGGCCTCCTCGCGGCCGGCAATGCCTCCGCGGGAATCCACCCGGCGGGAgcgcggcgaggggcggcggtGCGCGTGAGGGTGGCGGCGCCGGCCGCGGCCGAGGGCTGCACCAGGCAGGACGCGCCGCCCGCGGTCGAGATCCCCGTCACGTGCTATCAG ATCCTAGGTGTTACAGAGAAGGCCGAGAAAGACGAGATCGTCAAGTCAGCAATCGAGCTGAAGAAATCAGAGATTGAGGATGGGTACACGGAAGAGGTGTCTGCTTGCAGACAG GCTCTGCTGGTGGATGTGAGAGACAAACTTCTCTTTGAACAAGAGTATGCAGGGAGCAAAAGGGCCAAGGTTCCACCCAGATCCTCTCTTCATATACCTTGGAGTTGGTTGCCTGCTGCCTTGTGTGTCTTACAGGAG GTTGgagaagagaagctggttttggaCATTGGTCAGGCAGCACTACGACGCCCTGATTCCAAGCCATATGCTCACGATGTAATTCTTGCAATGGCACTAGCTGAA TGCTCCATTGCAAAAGCTAGCTTTGAAAAAAGTAAAGTTTCTCTTGGTTTTgaggctctagcacgtgctcagtATCTTTTGAGGAAAAAACCCTCTTTGGAGAAGATGCCCCTTCTTGAGCAG ATAGAAGAATCACTTGAAGAGCTTGCACCTGCTTGCACTCTAGAGCTTCTAAGCCTGCCTCGTACACCTGAAAATTCTGAACGCAGGCGAGGTGCTATTGCAGCTCTCTGTGAATTGCTTGGACAGGGCCTCGATGTTGAATCATCTTGTAGAGTTCATGATTGGCCTTATTTCTTGAGCCAAGCAATGGAAAAGTTATTAGCCACTGAAATTGTGGATCTACTTTCTTGGGACTCTTTGGCTACAACTCGTAAAAACAAAAAGTCATTGGAGTCTCAGAGCCAGCGGGTGGTGGTTGACTTCAACTGCTTCTACAGGGCGATGCTTGCACACCTTGCATTTGGATTTGCAACCCGGCAGACTGAGTTG ATCAGTAAAGCGAAAACCATCTGCGAATGTTTAATTGCATCTGAGAGCACAGACCTGAAATTTGAGGAATCTTTTTGCTCGTACCTTCTTGGAGAG GAATCTGGGACCACAGTTTTTGAAAAGCTTCAGCAGCTTCAAAGTAATGGAAGTTCCAATTCGAGGAATTATGGGTTAGCTAAAAAGAAAGACAGCAGTGACAAGGTTACTGTGAACCAATCACTG GAACTGTGGCTGAAGGATGTGGCACTCTCTCGTTTTTCAGATACAAGAGACTGCCCTCCATCTTTG GCCAACTTCTTTGGAGCTCCGAAGCGCATCATTAGCTCTTCCAAGCAGAAACTAGGAGCTACAAGAGTGGTCTTTCTGAGCTCTCAGACATCCTCTAATGCCTCCCCAAGCAACAGAACTTCAGGGCAGCAGAATCCAAGATTAAATTCTACCAGCCATCTCGGGGAAGCTGTAAAGCAACTTGCACCGACCACCCTGGGAGGCCATTCACCAACCGAAAAGCCAGCAAATGGTTTAAGTACAACATCAGTTCCTCTGAAACGCAATCCTGGATCCCATCCTGTAAGAACCTTGGAATCATGGGGCTTGACTGCGGATGTCATAGGAAAAGTCGCATATACTGCACTCCTGGGGTTTGCCCTGTTTGGTACTCTAAAACTGCTCAGATTTCAGTCTGGGTACACAAAACCTGTCTCCTCAACTAGAGAATCTGCAGCCACATCTTCTCTGAACAAAGCATCTACATCAGAAGGTTCTTATATCAGCACCAGCGTCAGGAAACAATTTGAGAAGCTGTCAAAAATGCTTTGGTTGAACAGTAGGCTCCATTCGACAAGTGAAGTAAGTGATCCATCTCCTGGTTCTAGTGATGTGTCTGCTGTAGCTTCCGTGGAAAGGATGTCTCTTCAAGAAGCAGAAGCACTTGTGAAGCAGTGGCAAGATGTCAAATCTGAAGCTCTCGGCCCTGACTATCAAATCGATATGCTCCCTGAGATCCTCGATGGCTCAATGCTGTCAAAG TGGCAAGATTTAGCTTCGTTAGCAAAGGATCAGTCCTGTTACTGGAGATTCGTTCTGTTGAATCTCTCTGTTGCTCGAGCTGAGATACTGCTGGATGAAGCTGGTGATGGCGAAGTAGCAGAAATTGATGCTGTGCTCGAGGAAGCTGCTGAGCTTGTCGATGACTCCCAGCCCAAGAAACCTAGTTATTACAG TACTTATGAAGTTCAGTACACACTGAGGAGGCAGGAGGATAGATCATGGAAGATCTGCGAGGCTGTTGTCCGGGACCTGACGTCCTGA
- the LOC124671115 gene encoding pentatricopeptide repeat-containing protein At1g62670, mitochondrial-like has protein sequence MAAGAWPAAASAARAAVRTLGRFIPRTYTHSTTTAAAASSPAHTLDDYNRLLSALARDGDGDGALRVLRLMRQSPTPAACAPTAASYVSAMSALSKAGRPADAAALFDDMLAHGVAPDRAAFSLLLHIYSSHLALPSAAHSVLLWMTRLGLPPSPIDYADLVFSFCRAERLPDALQVLDEMRALGYPLTTHVYAPILQAHCNNNDIQSAEALIASMRLSGCHPDVVIHNIYVHGLCKAGDFDAVERAIEESSFNGWAPDAVTYSTYIAGLCRHGHVNDAFRQLETMVSKGLQLTVVGLNILLDHAAQELDMAVGNEVLERCEELGFEVDVVTYNTAMDHFGREMQWLRVLKLFADLLKKPITPDAHTYNILISGLCRAGKFRLAKFVFGCRGFVADTVTCNILIHEFYGAGREDELGFLFSDINAAKIVPDTITYNTLVDCLCRSGRRSQAANLVRHIDEGYPAEPVAHLTYWLVRSGHVPEALRLFDDIVAQGVALDGRVFANVIKAFCRKGPVDCADMTQLCSVLDRMLGIG, from the coding sequence atggccgccggcgCGTGGCCGGCGGCCGCCTCAGCGGCGCGCGCGGCCGTGCGCACGCTCGGGCGCTTCATCCCCCGCACCTACACccactccaccaccaccgccgccgccgcctcctctccggcgCACACCCTCGACGACTACAACCGCCTCCTGTCCGCCCTGGCGCGGGACggggacggcgacggcgcgcTGCGCGTGCTCCGCCTCATGCGCCAATCCCCCACGCCCGCCGCCTGCGCGCCCACGGCCGCCTCCTACGTCTCCGCCATGTCGGCGCTCTCCAAGGCCGGGCGCCCCGCCGACGCGGCCGCGCTCTTCGACGACATGCTCGCGCACGGCGTGGCCCCGGACCGCGCCgccttctccctcctcctccacatctactCCTCCCACCTGGCCCTCCCCTCCGCGGCCCACTCCGTCCTCCTCTGGATGACCCGCCTCGGCCTCCCGCCCTCCCCCATCGACTACGCCGACCTCGTCTTCTCCTTCTGCCGCGCGGAACGCCTCCCGGACGCGCTccaggtgctcgacgaaatgcgcgCGCTCGGCTACCCGCTCACCACGCACGTCTACGCGCCCATCCTCCAGGCCCACTGCAACAACAACGACATCCAATCCGCCGAGGCGCTCATCGCTTCCATGCGCCTCTCGGGGTGCCACCCGGACGTCGTCATCCACAACATCTACGTCCACGGCCTGTGCAAGGCGGGGGACTTCGACGCCGTGGAGCGAGCCATCGAGGAGAGCAGCTTCAACGGGTGGGCGCCGGACGCGGTCACGTACAGCACCTACATCGCGGGGCTCTGCCGGCACGGCCACGTCAACGACGCGTTCCGGCAGCTCGAGACCATGGTGTCCAAGGGGCTGCAGCTCACGGTGGTCGGGCTCAACATCCTGCTGGACCACGCCGCGCAGGAGCTAGACATGGCCGTGGGCAACGAGGTGCTGGAGCGGTGCGAGGAGCTGGGCTTCGAGGTCGACGTCGTCACCTACAACACGGCCATGGACCATTTCGGCAGGGAGATGCAGTGGCTGCGCGTCCTCAAGCTGTTCGCGGACCTGCTCAAGAAGCCGATAACACCTGACGCGCACACGTACAACATCCTGATCTCGGGCCTGTGCCGGGCCGGCAAGTTCCGGCTCGCCAAGTTCGTCTTCGGCTGCAGGGGGTTTGTGGCGGACACCGTCACCTGTAACATCCTCATCCATGAGTTCTACGGGGCTGGAAGGGAGGACGAGCTTGGTTTTCTGTTCTCTGATATCAATGCGGCGAAGATTGTCCCGGATACGATCACGTACAATACGCTGGTCGATTGCCTCTGTAGGTCTGGGAGGAGGTCCCAGGCCGCCAATTTGGTCAGGCACATCGATGAAGGATACCCTGCGGAGCCTGTAGCGCACCTCACATATTGGCTGGTCAGGAGTGGGCATGTTCCAGAGGCCTTGAGGCTTTTTGATGACATAGTAGCGCAAGGAGTTGCTTTGGATGGAAGGGTTTTCGCTAATGTGATCAAGGCGTTTTGCAGAAAGGGTCCAGTGGATTGCGCTGACATGACACAGCTGTGTTCTGTGTTGGATAGGATGCTTGGGATTGGGTGA